In Curtobacterium sp. MCPF17_002, one genomic interval encodes:
- a CDS encoding DUF4231 domain-containing protein, which yields MSANPLNDSDLPSYFKAADSTSNSAQRASLKANRLRLSGVTLSAVGGAFSLWLGPIDIWAVAALLGFVGALAAELFLIVERPDRTWYQSRALAESTKTLSWRFAVAADPFFPTLADNEAEALFRSRVDQVALQGTQSVAVPDADGSAPTSRMRRLRSMPFVDRKSAYLTGRTEAQRDWYTRKAEYNCRAGRGWRVGLIVAELVAIVLSAGRLFAGWDIDWAGILAAGIGAGAAWLALKQHATLRAAYSLTAAELQKQVSLLRLASEADWAAAVADAEEAISREHTTWLASRGEVNEGIS from the coding sequence ATGAGTGCGAATCCATTGAATGATTCTGATCTACCCAGTTATTTCAAGGCGGCCGACTCGACCTCCAACTCGGCTCAGCGCGCGTCGTTAAAGGCAAACCGTCTGCGGCTCTCGGGTGTGACGCTTTCCGCTGTGGGGGGAGCTTTTTCGCTGTGGCTCGGGCCGATAGACATCTGGGCGGTGGCAGCCTTGCTTGGGTTTGTTGGCGCCCTCGCCGCTGAGTTGTTTTTGATAGTCGAACGTCCTGATCGTACTTGGTATCAATCGCGAGCTCTCGCCGAGTCCACAAAGACGCTCAGTTGGCGGTTTGCGGTTGCGGCGGACCCATTCTTTCCGACTCTCGCTGACAACGAAGCCGAAGCGCTATTCAGAAGCAGGGTCGATCAAGTGGCTCTGCAAGGGACTCAAAGTGTCGCTGTTCCAGACGCAGACGGGAGTGCACCGACGTCAAGGATGCGCCGCCTACGCTCTATGCCTTTCGTCGATCGCAAATCGGCGTATTTAACGGGACGAACGGAAGCGCAGCGTGATTGGTATACAAGGAAGGCCGAATACAATTGCCGAGCGGGGCGCGGTTGGCGCGTAGGCCTAATTGTCGCTGAACTTGTGGCTATTGTTCTCTCCGCTGGCAGGCTGTTTGCGGGTTGGGATATTGATTGGGCAGGCATCCTTGCCGCCGGCATCGGAGCAGGTGCAGCTTGGCTTGCTCTCAAGCAGCATGCAACCCTTCGTGCGGCATATTCGCTCACGGCGGCTGAACTTCAAAAGCAGGTCTCTCTGCTCAGGTTGGCCAGTGAAGCGGATTGGGCAGCAGCCGTCGCCGACGCGGAGGAGGCGATAAGCCGCGAACACACTACGTGGCTGGCCTCGCGCGGCGAAGTTAACGAAGGAATATCGTGA
- a CDS encoding TIR domain-containing protein: protein MGHKVYISFKTEDSAYKEQIQSWSHLDYVDKSLNEAIQSNDQDYILRTIREDYLRDSTVTIFIIGQHSAESAGPIEQYFIKRELQASLFDGQGNTKSGLLGVVVPEFEASIFGGGQRCETCNGVHTLVKLNDSTVVKEFSYNYFLPQERCAWTEDDRYCVLVRWNEFRADPNRWIDMAFDKRSSIAATRTRVRPA, encoded by the coding sequence TTGGGTCACAAAGTTTATATTTCCTTCAAGACTGAGGACTCCGCTTACAAGGAACAGATTCAGTCCTGGAGTCACCTTGACTATGTCGACAAATCGTTGAATGAAGCAATTCAGTCCAACGATCAAGACTATATTCTGCGGACAATCCGTGAAGACTACCTTCGCGACTCAACGGTGACGATCTTCATCATAGGTCAGCACAGTGCTGAAAGCGCCGGCCCAATCGAGCAGTACTTCATCAAGCGAGAATTGCAGGCATCGCTATTCGACGGCCAGGGCAATACGAAGAGCGGTCTCCTTGGGGTTGTCGTTCCGGAGTTTGAGGCTTCAATCTTCGGCGGAGGTCAGAGGTGTGAGACTTGCAATGGGGTGCATACTTTGGTCAAGCTAAATGACTCCACAGTTGTCAAGGAATTCAGTTACAACTATTTCTTGCCGCAGGAGCGATGTGCCTGGACTGAAGATGACCGATACTGTGTCCTGGTAAGATGGAATGAATTCCGGGCCGACCCCAATCGCTGGATCGATATGGCCTTCGATAAGCGGTCATCTATCGCCGCAACGCGCACGAGGGTGCGTCCAGCATGA
- the nrdF gene encoding class 1b ribonucleoside-diphosphate reductase subunit beta, producing MVEKLKLIDRVQAINWNRIQDDKDVEVWNRLVNNFWLPEKVPLSNDVQSWNTLTPAEQKLTMRVFTGLTLLDTIQGTVGAVSLIPDAITPHEEAVYTNIAFMESVHAKSYSSIFSTLASTPEIDEAFRWSEENPNLQKKASIVMDYYQGDNPLKRKVASTLLESFLFYSGFYLPMHWSSRAKLTNTADLIRLIIRDEAVHGYYIGYKYQKGLETLTQAERDELKDYTFSLLFEMYENEVQYTQDLYDEVGLTEDVKKFLHYNANKALMNLGYEPMFPKNITDVNPAILSALSPNADENHDFFSGSGSSYVIGKAVNTEDEDWDF from the coding sequence TTGGTCGAGAAGCTGAAGCTCATTGATCGGGTCCAGGCCATCAACTGGAACCGCATCCAGGACGACAAGGACGTCGAGGTCTGGAACCGCCTCGTCAACAACTTCTGGCTGCCCGAGAAGGTGCCGCTGTCGAACGACGTGCAGTCGTGGAACACGCTGACGCCGGCCGAGCAGAAGCTCACCATGCGCGTCTTCACCGGCCTGACGCTCCTGGACACGATCCAGGGCACCGTCGGCGCCGTGTCGCTCATCCCCGACGCGATCACCCCGCACGAAGAAGCCGTCTACACGAACATCGCGTTCATGGAGTCGGTGCACGCCAAGTCCTACTCGTCGATCTTCTCGACGCTCGCGTCGACCCCCGAGATCGATGAGGCATTCCGCTGGTCCGAGGAGAACCCGAACCTGCAGAAGAAGGCGTCCATCGTGATGGACTACTACCAGGGCGACAACCCGCTGAAGCGCAAGGTCGCCTCGACGCTGCTCGAGTCGTTCCTGTTCTACTCGGGCTTCTACCTGCCGATGCACTGGTCGTCGCGCGCCAAACTCACCAACACCGCCGACCTGATCCGCCTGATCATCCGCGACGAAGCCGTCCACGGGTACTACATCGGGTACAAGTACCAGAAGGGCCTCGAGACCCTCACGCAGGCCGAGCGCGACGAGCTCAAGGACTACACGTTCTCGCTGCTGTTCGAGATGTACGAGAACGAGGTGCAGTACACGCAGGACCTCTACGACGAGGTCGGTCTGACCGAGGATGTCAAGAAGTTCCTGCACTACAACGCCAACAAGGCACTGATGAACTTGGGCTACGAGCCGATGTTCCCGAAGAACATCACGGACGTGAACCCTGCCATCCTGTCCGCCCTGTCGCCGAACGCTGACGAGAACCACGACTTCTTCTCGGGGTCGGGGTCGTCGTACGTCATCGGCAAGGCCGTCAACACTGAGGACGAGGACTGGGACTTCTGA